A stretch of DNA from Arthrobacter globiformis:
GCACGACGCCCGGCATGGAGGCGATCGGGTTGGGCTCTGAGAGCCCCTCGCGGATGAACGCGGGAAGGATCAGGTCTGCCGGGGCAAGCCGGTGCTCAGCCGTGAGCCTGCGCATGGCGGGGGTGGTGCGGAGCCGCCGGGGGCGGTGGTGCGGAAAGCTCATGTCCTGTCCTTCACTGTGGGCCTGCTGTCGATGAGTGGATGTTTAAGGGGCAAGCGCCCGGATGACGGCCGCCACGAGTCCTTCGGGGGTGGCCTCCCGGGCCCTGGCCGCTACGGTGAGCCCCTGCGCTTCCGCCTCGGCCGCTGTCGCCGGGCCTATGGCTACGAGGCGGCAGGAGCCAAGGGGCGCCAGGGTGGCGCCGATGCGCCGCGCGGCGCTGGGTGAGGCGGCGACGACGGCGGCCAGGGCGCCGTCGTCGACCTCGGCTTTCGCTTCGGCGGGCGTCAGGAGCGGCAGCGCGGCGGCCGTGACTTCGCCATCGGGTCCTTCGCCGCCGCTCCGGCCGAGGCGCCGCGCCGGCTCGGCCGGGAAGTCCACCGTGGAATAGGCCACTACAGTCCGGACCCGCGCACCCTTCGCCTCAAGCCCCCGGGCCAGTGCAGGGGCGGCAATATCGGCCTGCGGCAGCAGCACGTCGGCGGGACCGCCGGGCCATCCGTTGACGATCCCGGCGGCCGAGTGTTCTTGCTCCGGCTCGAAGTGCACGGCAATCCCCGCGGCCTCTAGCGCCCTCCGGCTGGCAGGGCCAACGGCGGCAACCCGGGTTCCGGCCGGAAGCCAGTCACCCAGTTTCACGGCGCGCTCTGCTGCCTTTTCCTGCAGCGCGAGGACGGTGGTGGCACTGCTGACCACGAGCCATTCAAAGCGGCCCGCGCCCAGCGCCGCAAAGGCGTCGTCGAACGCTGCCTGGTCCGGCGCGCGTTCGGTAGCCGTCAGCGGCAGCAGGAGGGGAACGGCGCCGGCCAGCCGCAGTGCCTCGGCCAGGGGCCCGGACCGCTCGGGGCTGCGCGTCACGAGGACGCGGCACCCCTCCAGCGGGCGCCCGCCGGTCCGGTTCTCGCCGTTCGTCGTTCCCATACGGTGGCCGGCTGCGGTCAGGACGCCGTCAGGTCCGCGATGTCCGCAGCCCCCGCGGCCAGCAGAACCTCGGCCAGTTCGATTCCGAGCAGGGTGGCACCGACTTCGGTGAGCCCGTCCGTGGCACGCTTGTCCCGCACCGAGGCAGTGCCGTCCACGGCGCAGACCACAGCTTCCAGGTGGAGCATGCTGCCCTTGCGGTACGCGTAGGCGCCCACGGGGGCGGCGCAGCCTGCCTCGAGCCGGGCGAGCAGTGCACGTTCTGCCGTGACCGCTAGCCTGGTGTCGGCGTCGTCGAGGGCTGCCAGCGCCTGCGCGAGCACGCCCTGCGACCCCTCGGCGGACCCGGCCCGGCGGGGCGCCTCAGCGGTGCGGCATTCGATGGCCAATGATCCCTGGCCGGCTGCCGGGAGCATGACGTCCGTCTCGAGATATTCCGTGACGGTATCCAGGCGGCCGATCCGTTCCAGTCCGGCGGCGGCGAGGACGACGGCGTCAAGGTCGCACGACTTCCCGTCAACCACCGCGTCGGTGGCGTTGCCCGGCAGGCCGGGCACGCGGCCCAACCGCGTGTCGACGTTGCCGCGGATGTCCACGATGTCCAGGTCGGGGCGGACGGCGCGCAGCTGCGCGGCCCGGCGGGGAGAGCCGGTGCCGACGCGGGCGCCCTTGGGCAGGTCGGCCAGCTTGAGGCCGTCGCGGGCGCAGAGGACGTCACGGACGTCCACCCGGGGCGGTGTTGCGGCCAGCGTCAGGCCCGGGGCGGAACCGGTGGGCAGGTCCTTCAGGGAGTGGACGGCCACGTCGCACTCGTTCCGCAGCAGCGCGTCGCGCAGCGCGGCAACGAAGACGCCGGTGCCGCCCATCTGGGACAGCGAGCCGGTGAGGACGTCGCCGTCGGTCCTGACATGGACGAGTTCGACGTCGAAACCTCCGACGGCGGCCAGCCGGTCGGCGGTCTGCTGCGTCTGGGTCAGGGCGAGCTTGCTCGCCCTGGTGCCGATCCGTACTGTCACTTCGCGTCCTGCCCGGCTGCCGGGTAGGGGTCGTGCCCCTGGCCCACGGTGGTGTCTGCTCCGGCAATGGCGGGCTTGTCGCCGCGGAAGTTTTCACAGCAGCCGGGACGGCATACGTCGTACCAGGGGCCGAGGCCGGTCACGGCCTGGCGGTCCGCGATGTTGTTGGCTACCGTCCGCTCGCAGATCAGTTCCACGAGCCCTTCCACAAAGCGGCGGTGCGTCCCCGGCGTGGGCACGCGCGTGGCGGCGAGGCCCAGGTCCTGGCAGGTCTGCAGCGCTTCGGTGTCGAGGTCCCAGACCACCTCCATGTGGTCGCTGACGAAGCCCAGGGGCACGATCACGACACCCGCGACGCCCTGCTTGGCGAGGTCCTCGATCGCATCGTTGATGTCCGGCTCGAGCCACGGGACATGCGGAGCGCCGGATCGCGACTGGTAGACGAGGGACCAGGGCGCGGTCAGGCCGGAGTCGGCTTCGACGCGGCGCATGATCTCGGCACCGTTGGCGAGGTGCTGGGCCACGTAGGCGGAATCCTCAGCAAACTCACGGGGCTCGTCCTCGGAGCGGCCGGCGGCCACGGCATCCCGGGTGGGGATGGAGTGGGTGGCGAACAGAACGTGGATGGGGGCGTCGGGCTTTCCGGCGGCGGCCAGCTGCGCGCGCACGTCGGCGACCCCCTGGGCGGTGCCCGCAATGAAGGGTTCCACGAAGCCGGGGTGGTCGAAGTACTGGCGGACCTTGTCCACTTCCAGCCGGCCGTCGAGCCCGGTTTCGGTCAGTGCCATGCCGATGTCCTCGCGGTACTGGCGGCAGCTGGAGTAGCAGGAGTATGCGCTCGTGGTGAGCATGAGCAGGCGGCGGTGGCCGGCGTCGTACGCGTCCTGGAGGGTCTGCGGGATGTAGGGGTCCCAGTTGCGGTTGCCCCACAGCACGGGCAGGTCGATGCCCCGCGCCGCCAGCTCGGCTTCGAGGGCGGCCTTCAGCTCGCGGTTCTGCTGGTTGATGGGGCTGATGCCGCCGTTGGCGCGGTAGTGGTGTGACACCTCTTCGAGGCGCTCATCGGGGATCCCCCGGCCGCGGGTGACGTTGCGGAGGAACGGGATCACGTCGTCCTGGCCTTCGGGGCCGCCGAAGGAGGCGAGGAGGATGCCGTCGTATTCCTTGGGGGCCAACCTGCCGGTTTCGGTGACGGGATTCACGGCACCGTCCTGGGGATCCAGCGGGCTCACGCGAGGACCTCGGCAATCTCACGGGAGGAGATGCGCCGGCCGGTGTAGAACGGGATCTCCTCGCGGACGTGGTTGCGCGCTTCGGTGGAACGCAGGTGGCGCATCAGGTCAACGAGGTCCACGAGCTCGGGCGCCTCCAGGCCGAGGATCCATTCCCAGTCACCGAGGGCAAACGAGGAAACCGTGTTGGAAATGACCTGCGGGAAGTCGCGGCCCAGCAGGCCGTGGTCGCGGAGCATCTTGCCGCGCTCGTCGTCCGGGAGCAGGTACCACTCGTAGGAGCGGACGAACGGGTACACGCACAGCCATTCGGCCGGTTCCACACCGCGGGAAAACGCCGGCGTGTGGTTCTTGGCGAACTCCGCTTCGCGGTGCACGCCCATGGCGGACCACACGAGCTCGGTCCCGGCGAACAGCTTGCTGCGGCGGATGTCGCGGATGGCCTGCTGCAGCGCCTCAGGCCGGGGACCGTGGAGCCAGACCATGACGTCGGCGTCGGCGCGCATGGCGGAAACGTCGTAGCTTCCGCGGTGGGTCACGCCAGCCTCGGCCAGGCGCGCCACCAGGGCGTCGAAATCCTCCGCGGCATCGGCGCTGCGGAGGAGCTCGGCGGAGCGCTTGAAAACGGTCCAGAGGGTGAAGAACTGCTCGGCTGATTCTTCGGTTTTGGTGACAGATTCGGCAGGAGTGTGGCTCATGGTTACTATCCTGCCCCTTCGATGCGGCCTAAGTCGAAAAACTCAACTTCTACGTCGTGTAGAAGTGGTTAATTTCACAGCGACCGCCGGATCCGGACTGCCGCCACACCCGCCGCTCCGGCAAGCGCCAGCAGCCCTGCTCCCCACCACACCTGCGGCTCAATGGTTCCGCTCCGCGAAATGCCCATGACAGCACTCTCGGCCGGTCCGCGCGTGTAGGGCGAACTCATCGTGGCCATGTTGTTCGGTCCTGCGAGCTGCGCCGAACCCCAGACTCCGCCGGCGACGCCCGCGGCCGAGCGTCCCCGCAGGCCCGATCCGCCGGACAGACCGGTGATGTCCTGGAACGGGCTGGCGTCTGCAGACGGCTTCTCGGTGGTCGCTGGAGAGCCGCTGGCCGCGGCACCCTGGGAACCGTCGGCGGGCGCGGCGGATCCCGCGGTTCCGGGCGCTGAGCCGGGAGTCTGGCCGGCAGGCGTGCCGCCGGTGCCGGTGGAGGGTCCCGACCAGCCTCCGGTTCCTGCTGCCGTTCCTGAGGGCGATGCCGTTCCCGCCGAGGATGGGGATGTCGACGAGGGCGGCGCGGCCGGTTCCGACCGGGTCGGGGCAGGCGCCGAACTTCCAGACGAGCTTGGCGATGGAGCGGGAGATGACGGCGCCGGAGCAGTCGGTACGGGAACAGTCGGGACAGGCGAAGTCGGAACCGGAATGGACGGGACCGTGACAGAAGGCGAGGGTACCGGCACGGCCGGCGTCGGGCTGGCGGAGATGGTCATGGACGGGTCCGGCGTCGGAATCACGGGCGCAAGCGACGGCGGCAGCGACTCCGATGGCGAGGGATCGGCGGGTTCGGCCGCGCCGCGGTCGTCCCACTTCCCTTCGCGCGACTTGCTGTCACCCGATTTGCCGCTGTTGGACCTGCCGCTGTTGGACTTGCCGTTGTTCGGGGTGCCTTCGCTCTTGCCGTGGTTGGACAGCGCGGCCGCAGCCCAGGCCTCAAGGCCCGCCGCGTCGACGGTGGCGCCGAGCCCCGTGCCGGCCTGTTCCGAATCGCCCAGCAGGTCGGATGTGGGCAGCTCGGACGCAGCAGCGTTGGATGCAGGAACACCTGCGGACAAGACCAGTACCGCTCCGAACGCAGCTGCTGCGGTGCCGCGCCGAAGACCCCCATGGAAACCAGTCAGCGAACGAAAACCATCGGACTTCTGATTGACCATAGTCATCGACCCTAAACACATTTTCGCGCAGGGGAAAACTTGCGGAAGGCCATCTCGGAAGGTATCGCGGGCGGCAGGAAACCTGCCTCCTGCGGGTTCCGGGCGAGCGGAGCTGCCCTACGCCAGGAAGGCCGCGACCTGTGTTTTCGTGTCGGCCACCACAGCCGCCAGCCCGTTGCCGGCCAGCCAGCCACCAACCATCAGCAGCCCGTCGATGCCGGCGCAGACCTGCCGCACTTCGGCGACCCGCTGGCGGTGCCCCACAGCGGCAAACGGCAGGGCTCCCGCCCAGCTGACGACGTCCCAGTCCACCAGCGTGTCCCGTGTGACGGGCACGGTCAGCAGCGCTGACGCATCCTGCAAAGCCATGTCAAGCAGTTCCTCATCCGACGCCGACTCCGGCCCCCGCGCGGCGTCCGGCGAAACGGCTGACGCACCCTCGCTGCGTCCGTAGGAGAGCCGCAGCACGTGCCTGCCGCGTCCGGCCGCTTCCGCCACCCAATCCCATTTGCCGGTGGCGTGGGTGAGGGCCTTCGCCTGGATTCCGTCGGTTTGCGGTGCCACCAGAATGCCGGTGCCGCGCGGACGCCGATCCAGCGCGGGGACATCAACAACCAGTGTCACAAGCTTGACCACAGGCCCGGGTCCAGGCTGATGCCCGGTCAACGCCGGGACCGCATCCCCGAGGAGCCGAACTGCGGACGGCCCGTCCAGGGCGACCACCAGAACGTCGGCCGTGTGGCTGTCCTCCCCCGCCGCCACCACCCAGCCATGCGGGGTCCGTGCAACGGCGGTCGCCGCGGTCCCCGGCAGCAACTGCACGCCGCGAGCCCGGAGGTCCGCCACGAGCTCCGTGATGAGGGTATGCATGCCGCCCCTCAGGCCGGCGACGGCGGAACCTGCCTTGGCCGGCCTACCTTGCGCTGACGGGCCCTGCGTTGCCGTGGCCCGGGTTCCGGTCCCCTTGCGCTGGGCGGCCACAGCCGCCGCCAGCGAGCCGTGCCGGGTAATGCCCGCGCGCAACCCCGGGGCCACCATGTCGACGTCGAGCAGGCCCGGGTCAGCCGAATGCACGCCGCCCACCACCGGTTCCACGAGCCGTTCCAGGACGCGGCGCCCCATCCGGGCCCGCACCAGCGCGGAGACGCTGGAAACTTCGGCGGTGGTTCCCACGGAGGCAGGCAGCAGCTTGTCCAGCGAGGCGCGCAGGGACCCGCCCAGGCCCAGCGAGCGGCGGACCTCCGGGTCCCACGGATTGGCCGGGATGCCCAGCACGCCTGTCTTGGGAAGTTCGCGGGGTCCGCCCGGCAGCTGCACCCAGGCGCCGCCGGGCCGCGGCGCAACGATGTGTCCGCCCAGCCCGAGTTCAGCAGCCAGGTCTGCCACCGCGGTGGAACGGGTGGCGAAGGACTCGGCCCCGCTGTCCAGGGTCAGCCCGGCCACGTCATGGCGGCCCACACAGCCGCCCCACGCGTCCGCAGCCTCCAGCACCGTGGTGCTGAGGCCTGCCCGTGCCAGTTCGCGGGCGGCCAGGAGCCCGGAGATGCCACCGCCGACCACCAGCGCCGTGCGTCCGGCAGCCGGAGGCCTGCCCGCAGCCACGGCCCTTTACTCCGGAGAGACGGAGTGGATGAGCTCGACCACGCGCGTCAGGACGTCCGGGTCCGTTTCCGGCGGCACGCCGTGGCCAAGGTTCAGCACATGGCCGGGGGCCGCAGCCCCCAATGCGATGACCTCGCGGACGTGCGCCTCCAGGACCTCCCACGGAGCGGACAGCAGTGCCGGGTCGATGTTGCCCTGCAGCGGGACGGTGCCGCCCAGCCTGCGGTTGGCCTCGTCCAGGGGCAGCCGGTAGTCCACGCCGACGACGTCAACACCGACGTCGCGCATGGCCACCAGAAGCTCGGAGGTGCCGGTGCCGAAGTGGACCAGCGGCGCGCCAAGATCGCGGACGTGGTCCAGGGCACGGGACGAGGCGGCGGCGACGAAGCGGGTGTAGTCGGCCAGGCCCAGGGAACCCGCCCACGAGTCAAACAGCTGGCCGGCGGAGGCGCCCGCCTCCAGCTGGGCGCGCAGGAACAGGCCGGAGGCATCCGCGGCCCAGTTGGCCAGCGCTGTCCATGTCTCGGGGTCGGCGTGCATCATGGTGCGCGGTCCAAGGTGGTCGCGGGAGGGCCGGCCCTCCACCATGTACGCGGCCAGTGTGAAGGGTGCGCCGGCGAAGCCGATGAGCGGGGTCTTGCCGAGCTGCTCCACCGTCAGCCGGACGGCTTCCTGGATGGGTTCCAGCGACTCCTCGGTGAGGCGCGGCAGGGCCGCGACGTCGGCGGCTGTCCGCACGGGCTTGTCCAGCACCGGACCCACACC
This window harbors:
- the hemG gene encoding protoporphyrinogen oxidase, which translates into the protein MAAGRPPAAGRTALVVGGGISGLLAARELARAGLSTTVLEAADAWGGCVGRHDVAGLTLDSGAESFATRSTAVADLAAELGLGGHIVAPRPGGAWVQLPGGPRELPKTGVLGIPANPWDPEVRRSLGLGGSLRASLDKLLPASVGTTAEVSSVSALVRARMGRRVLERLVEPVVGGVHSADPGLLDVDMVAPGLRAGITRHGSLAAAVAAQRKGTGTRATATQGPSAQGRPAKAGSAVAGLRGGMHTLITELVADLRARGVQLLPGTAATAVARTPHGWVVAAGEDSHTADVLVVALDGPSAVRLLGDAVPALTGHQPGPGPVVKLVTLVVDVPALDRRPRGTGILVAPQTDGIQAKALTHATGKWDWVAEAAGRGRHVLRLSYGRSEGASAVSPDAARGPESASDEELLDMALQDASALLTVPVTRDTLVDWDVVSWAGALPFAAVGHRQRVAEVRQVCAGIDGLLMVGGWLAGNGLAAVVADTKTQVAAFLA
- a CDS encoding ferrochelatase → MSPLDPQDGAVNPVTETGRLAPKEYDGILLASFGGPEGQDDVIPFLRNVTRGRGIPDERLEEVSHHYRANGGISPINQQNRELKAALEAELAARGIDLPVLWGNRNWDPYIPQTLQDAYDAGHRRLLMLTTSAYSCYSSCRQYREDIGMALTETGLDGRLEVDKVRQYFDHPGFVEPFIAGTAQGVADVRAQLAAAGKPDAPIHVLFATHSIPTRDAVAAGRSEDEPREFAEDSAYVAQHLANGAEIMRRVEADSGLTAPWSLVYQSRSGAPHVPWLEPDINDAIEDLAKQGVAGVVIVPLGFVSDHMEVVWDLDTEALQTCQDLGLAATRVPTPGTHRRFVEGLVELICERTVANNIADRQAVTGLGPWYDVCRPGCCENFRGDKPAIAGADTTVGQGHDPYPAAGQDAK
- the hemE gene encoding uroporphyrinogen decarboxylase; this translates as MTSSAVTPAGTGLDAGHPLRDGRTADSPLITAYRGGKPSRRPVWFMRQAGRSLPEYLKVREGVAMLDSCLRPELASEITLQPVRRHDVDAGIFFSDIVIPLKLAGVGVDIVPGVGPVLDKPVRTAADVAALPRLTEESLEPIQEAVRLTVEQLGKTPLIGFAGAPFTLAAYMVEGRPSRDHLGPRTMMHADPETWTALANWAADASGLFLRAQLEAGASAGQLFDSWAGSLGLADYTRFVAAASSRALDHVRDLGAPLVHFGTGTSELLVAMRDVGVDVVGVDYRLPLDEANRRLGGTVPLQGNIDPALLSAPWEVLEAHVREVIALGAAAPGHVLNLGHGVPPETDPDVLTRVVELIHSVSPE
- a CDS encoding uroporphyrinogen-III synthase; the protein is MGTTNGENRTGGRPLEGCRVLVTRSPERSGPLAEALRLAGAVPLLLPLTATERAPDQAAFDDAFAALGAGRFEWLVVSSATTVLALQEKAAERAVKLGDWLPAGTRVAAVGPASRRALEAAGIAVHFEPEQEHSAAGIVNGWPGGPADVLLPQADIAAPALARGLEAKGARVRTVVAYSTVDFPAEPARRLGRSGGEGPDGEVTAAALPLLTPAEAKAEVDDGALAAVVAASPSAARRIGATLAPLGSCRLVAIGPATAAEAEAQGLTVAARAREATPEGLVAAVIRALAP
- the hemQ gene encoding hydrogen peroxide-dependent heme synthase; the protein is MSHTPAESVTKTEESAEQFFTLWTVFKRSAELLRSADAAEDFDALVARLAEAGVTHRGSYDVSAMRADADVMVWLHGPRPEALQQAIRDIRRSKLFAGTELVWSAMGVHREAEFAKNHTPAFSRGVEPAEWLCVYPFVRSYEWYLLPDDERGKMLRDHGLLGRDFPQVISNTVSSFALGDWEWILGLEAPELVDLVDLMRHLRSTEARNHVREEIPFYTGRRISSREIAEVLA
- the hemC gene encoding hydroxymethylbilane synthase, which encodes MTVRIGTRASKLALTQTQQTADRLAAVGGFDVELVHVRTDGDVLTGSLSQMGGTGVFVAALRDALLRNECDVAVHSLKDLPTGSAPGLTLAATPPRVDVRDVLCARDGLKLADLPKGARVGTGSPRRAAQLRAVRPDLDIVDIRGNVDTRLGRVPGLPGNATDAVVDGKSCDLDAVVLAAAGLERIGRLDTVTEYLETDVMLPAAGQGSLAIECRTAEAPRRAGSAEGSQGVLAQALAALDDADTRLAVTAERALLARLEAGCAAPVGAYAYRKGSMLHLEAVVCAVDGTASVRDKRATDGLTEVGATLLGIELAEVLLAAGAADIADLTAS